The following coding sequences are from one Leptolyngbya sp. NIES-3755 window:
- a CDS encoding hypothetical protein (similar to AA sequence:cyanobase_aa:tsr1787) — protein sequence MIRQPTQVTCRSQLGENILDSRTSQTLLQSSPTASAPQEEFSEYVAHLQLHMALQARNLVPNLTNTPDSREQLLHQTQAQFEKFASRMFL from the coding sequence ATGATTCGACAACCCACTCAAGTCACTTGTCGATCGCAACTAGGAGAGAACATTTTGGATTCGCGCACTTCACAAACGCTTTTACAATCCTCGCCAACCGCTTCGGCTCCTCAAGAAGAGTTCAGCGAGTATGTCGCTCACCTGCAATTGCACATGGCACTTCAGGCGCGTAACTTAGTTCCCAATCTAACGAATACGCCTGATAGTCGCGAACAATTACTGCACCAAACGCAGGCACAGTTTGAAAAGTTCGCTTCTCGGATGTTTCTATAA
- a CDS encoding sensor protein (similar to AA sequence:cyanobase_aa:LBDG_44840) — MLEGSILNDLRVAHQSGAVGKRPLNFGVYYKNTLVSLCHALEDCILSCSSAPLVVTAFQRGKWYLQEADRYGEIADHANQIVIMASSDTGFREHSTSQRSNVALVELDKSDPVSQEWHLMILAPSYTAMVLCQELSEEDYGAQGVPTEDLERKFYGFWTFEAGLVEETVNFAIEHIDQYNSDLANQLRSKVAEIKSQNSTQDEIYQAVSMVVNYLQTEQEELRTRSKHEALDNNLTSNELQAFLRLAQLIDQTDISNPNAAAEVASLSEAMAQLLDLPAWQLNRLRLSALLHRLAFLQQADSVLSPGSFGRTSDYQTEAPCCPIVPGAQILRNMGRLNAIATIITHQSEQWNGQGQPAGLAGDEIPLESRILGLLVEFQHRVAQHRSSNPETALSIALSQCQAESGDRWDSKLVEALTLLVSAMQQGLSLPIQMPKIAAGMWLLDSHSDEALLDLSEKVTEQV; from the coding sequence ATGTTGGAAGGTTCGATTCTCAACGATCTCAGAGTGGCTCATCAATCTGGAGCCGTCGGCAAACGTCCGCTGAACTTTGGTGTGTACTACAAAAACACCTTGGTTTCACTCTGTCACGCGCTCGAAGACTGTATTCTAAGCTGCTCCAGTGCGCCCTTGGTAGTGACTGCCTTCCAACGGGGAAAATGGTATCTCCAAGAAGCCGATCGCTATGGTGAAATCGCCGATCATGCAAATCAAATCGTGATCATGGCTTCATCTGATACGGGATTCCGAGAGCATTCCACCAGTCAGCGATCGAATGTTGCCTTGGTTGAATTAGACAAATCTGATCCAGTCTCTCAAGAATGGCATTTAATGATTTTGGCTCCCTCTTACACGGCGATGGTTCTCTGCCAAGAACTTTCAGAGGAAGACTATGGCGCTCAAGGCGTTCCAACCGAAGATCTAGAGCGGAAATTCTACGGCTTCTGGACATTTGAGGCGGGATTAGTTGAAGAGACCGTTAACTTTGCGATCGAGCATATCGATCAATACAATTCCGACTTAGCGAATCAACTCCGCTCTAAAGTTGCTGAAATCAAATCCCAAAACAGCACCCAAGACGAGATTTATCAAGCGGTTTCGATGGTCGTGAACTATCTGCAAACTGAGCAGGAAGAACTACGGACACGCTCTAAACACGAAGCTTTAGATAACAATCTCACTTCTAATGAGCTTCAAGCTTTTCTCCGTCTTGCTCAGTTGATCGATCAAACCGATATCAGCAATCCAAACGCTGCTGCTGAAGTTGCATCACTCTCCGAAGCAATGGCGCAACTGCTTGATCTTCCAGCTTGGCAGCTAAACCGCTTACGGCTCTCTGCATTGCTCCATCGATTAGCATTCTTGCAACAAGCAGATAGTGTTCTAAGTCCAGGAAGCTTTGGACGTACTTCAGATTATCAAACCGAAGCGCCTTGCTGTCCGATCGTTCCTGGAGCGCAAATTCTCCGCAACATGGGACGATTGAATGCGATCGCAACGATCATCACGCACCAATCCGAACAATGGAATGGACAAGGACAACCCGCTGGACTTGCAGGCGATGAAATTCCTTTAGAGTCTAGAATCCTTGGATTGTTAGTCGAGTTTCAACACCGAGTCGCACAACATCGATCGAGCAATCCTGAAACGGCATTGTCGATCGCGCTTTCCCAATGTCAGGCTGAATCGGGCGATCGCTGGGATAGTAAACTCGTTGAAGCCTTAACTTTATTAGTCAGTGCGATGCAACAAGGACTCAGCTTACCGATTCAAATGCCCAAGATTGCGGCTGGAATGTGGTTGCTGGATTCCCATTCGGATGAAGCCCTGCTAGATTTGTCTGAAAAAGTGACGGAGCAAGTATAA
- a CDS encoding adenylate cyclase (similar to AA sequence:cyanobase_aa:LBDG_44880) codes for MLQWMETGEFYLIDLGSRNGTFVNGRRVSIPVTLQNGDRLTFGQTEVDFFCPLIRPVSSADEPDSKEFTATATLHVRRLISVLVVDIRDFTILTRQLDEKLLSEVIGTWFRQAGDIIREYGSWVDKYIGDAVMAVWTHGANGVDRDEALRICQAINALHRMTNNLYHQYPLPFPIRIGAGVNTGFAMVGNTGSGDRPDYTALGDTVNAAFRLESATKQLGLDIALGERTYQHLADQVGNVHFLERYAVELKGYDSPTPTHACSFAELDRFLKTTLDTLH; via the coding sequence ATGCTGCAATGGATGGAAACCGGAGAGTTTTACCTGATCGATTTGGGTAGTCGAAATGGCACCTTCGTGAACGGGCGACGAGTGAGTATCCCGGTGACGCTACAAAATGGCGATCGCTTAACGTTCGGGCAAACCGAGGTCGATTTTTTCTGTCCCCTAATTCGTCCAGTGTCCAGTGCCGACGAGCCAGATTCTAAAGAATTCACCGCCACTGCAACCCTTCATGTTCGCCGTTTAATTTCGGTGCTAGTGGTCGATATTCGAGATTTCACGATTCTGACTCGTCAACTCGATGAAAAGCTGCTCTCAGAAGTGATTGGAACCTGGTTTCGACAAGCAGGAGACATTATTCGCGAGTACGGAAGCTGGGTCGATAAGTATATTGGCGATGCGGTGATGGCAGTTTGGACGCATGGCGCGAATGGAGTCGATCGAGATGAAGCCCTGCGAATTTGTCAGGCAATTAACGCGCTGCACCGGATGACGAATAATCTTTATCATCAATATCCGCTGCCGTTCCCGATTCGGATTGGAGCAGGTGTCAACACCGGATTTGCAATGGTCGGAAATACCGGAAGTGGCGATCGACCCGATTACACCGCATTAGGCGACACGGTGAATGCAGCCTTTCGTTTAGAATCCGCGACGAAGCAGCTTGGACTCGATATCGCTTTAGGAGAAAGAACCTATCAGCACTTAGCAGATCAGGTTGGAAACGTACATTTTCTAGAGCGCTACGCCGTAGAACTGAAGGGATACGACAGTCCGACTCCGACTCATGCTTGCTCATTTGCCGAACTCGATCGCTTTCTCAAAACAACTTTGGATACTCTGCACTAA
- a CDS encoding photosystem II complex extrinsic protein U (similar to AA sequence:cyanobase_aa:LBDG_18800) — MKRLIRFLAALSLVVSCLGWLPQAAIAANFNGVTVLAADYRNVVEDKMATEYGKKLDVNNTNVRAFRQLPGMYPTLAGLIVKHAPYQSVEDVLNIPGLSDKQKEILQSNMDNFVATEVSKELVEGGDRYNNGIYR; from the coding sequence ATGAAACGTTTGATTCGCTTTTTAGCGGCTTTGAGTCTGGTGGTGAGCTGTCTGGGCTGGTTGCCTCAAGCAGCGATCGCAGCAAATTTCAATGGTGTCACCGTGTTAGCAGCGGACTACCGCAACGTGGTCGAAGATAAAATGGCGACCGAGTACGGGAAAAAGCTCGATGTGAATAACACGAACGTCAGAGCGTTCCGCCAGTTGCCCGGAATGTATCCGACTTTGGCGGGTCTGATTGTGAAACACGCACCGTATCAATCGGTGGAAGATGTGCTGAATATTCCTGGCTTGTCAGACAAGCAAAAGGAAATTCTGCAATCCAATATGGATAATTTCGTCGCAACGGAAGTATCTAAAGAACTGGTCGAAGGTGGAGACCGCTATAACAACGGAATTTACCGCTAA
- a CDS encoding FeS-containing-specific oxidoreductase (similar to AA sequence:cyanobase_aa:LBDG_44910), which translates to MSELSIRPALVTSVLSGSIAEEIGFEKGDRVVSINGEKPRDLIDYQFLCADEVLELEVIDKKGKTHHIEIEKDYDEDLGLEFDSALFDGLIQCTNRCPFCFIDQQPPGKRDSLYFKDDDYRLSFLYGSYLTLTNLTAREWNRIEQMRLSPLYVSVHATEADVRSRLLKNPRAGQILDQMRWFQERQLQIHAQVVLCPGINDGEHLTQTIEDLAQFHKGDIPTVASIAVVPVGLTRFRPTEDELIPVSPEKAREVITQVQALQNKFRKERGSTIVWLADEWFLIAGEDLPPESDYGDYPQIGNGVGSIRLFLKEFSKAAKRLPKKVTPHRNYVWILGNAVEKAFSPLLDRFNQVEGLTVRMVALNSDYWGQSITVTGLLTGQDILNALQGKDLGDGILLPSVMLKQGELVFLDDMRVEDLEQKLNTSIFVVEGVDGLIRKFNEQRKQV; encoded by the coding sequence ATGAGCGAGCTTTCTATTCGTCCAGCATTAGTGACGAGTGTTTTATCAGGGTCGATCGCAGAAGAAATTGGATTTGAAAAAGGCGATCGTGTTGTGTCGATCAACGGGGAAAAGCCTCGTGACTTGATCGATTACCAATTTTTGTGCGCGGATGAGGTTCTAGAACTCGAAGTGATTGACAAGAAAGGCAAAACTCATCACATCGAAATTGAAAAAGACTACGACGAAGATTTAGGTTTAGAGTTTGACAGCGCTTTGTTTGATGGATTGATTCAATGTACAAATCGCTGTCCGTTTTGCTTTATTGACCAACAACCGCCCGGAAAGCGGGACAGTCTTTACTTCAAAGATGACGACTATCGATTGAGCTTTCTGTATGGAAGCTACCTGACATTAACAAATTTGACAGCGCGAGAATGGAATCGGATCGAACAGATGCGACTTTCTCCGCTGTATGTTTCGGTTCATGCGACTGAGGCGGATGTGCGATCGAGATTGTTGAAAAATCCTCGTGCAGGGCAAATTCTCGATCAGATGCGATGGTTCCAAGAGCGACAACTACAGATTCATGCTCAAGTCGTTCTCTGTCCAGGAATTAATGATGGAGAACATCTGACACAAACAATCGAAGATCTCGCCCAGTTTCATAAAGGCGATATTCCGACCGTTGCCTCGATCGCGGTTGTTCCAGTCGGATTAACGCGATTTCGCCCCACTGAAGATGAATTGATTCCAGTTTCACCCGAAAAAGCACGAGAAGTAATCACACAAGTTCAAGCGCTCCAAAACAAGTTTCGGAAAGAACGTGGATCAACGATCGTTTGGTTAGCCGATGAATGGTTCTTAATCGCTGGCGAAGATTTGCCACCTGAATCGGACTACGGGGACTATCCGCAAATTGGGAATGGAGTTGGATCGATTCGATTGTTCTTAAAGGAATTTAGTAAAGCTGCGAAACGATTGCCGAAAAAAGTGACTCCGCATCGAAACTATGTTTGGATTTTGGGAAACGCGGTTGAGAAAGCATTTTCGCCATTGCTCGATCGATTTAATCAAGTCGAAGGTTTAACCGTCCGAATGGTTGCGCTAAATAGCGATTACTGGGGGCAAAGCATTACGGTTACAGGATTGCTCACCGGGCAGGACATTTTAAATGCGCTACAAGGAAAAGATTTAGGCGACGGAATTCTTCTGCCATCTGTAATGTTGAAACAAGGTGAACTGGTCTTTCTAGACGATATGCGCGTCGAAGATCTGGAGCAAAAATTGAACACATCAATATTTGTCGTCGAAGGAGTAGACGGTTTGATCAGGAAATTTAATGAACAACGTAAACAAGTTTAA
- a CDS encoding radical SAM domain protein (similar to AA sequence:cyanobase_aa:LBDG_44850) produces the protein METRILYVRLPCNPIFPIGVVYLADHVHKQFPEITQKIFDLGTVPPLDYASALDACIDEFKPTLLVYSWRDIQIYAPVGGRGGNPLQYTFEYYYAKNPLLKSRGALGLLRIASGYYGELWRNSNLIHRGVKRARKYNPDARIIVGGGAVSVFYEQVAKTLPKGTIVSVGEGEALLEKLLRGQDFLDERCYIVGETKPRDRMIHEFPTPIEKTACNYDYIAQIWKEFEYYFQSQDFYIGVQTKRGCPHNCCYCVYTVIEGKQVRINPADEVVKEMQQLYQKGVRNFWFTDAQFIPARKFIDDAVELLQKIVDAGMTDIHWAAYIRADNLTPQLADLMVKTGMNYFEIGITSGSQELVRKMRMGYNLRTVLENCRDLKAAGFNDLVSVNYSFNVIDERPETIRQTIAYHRELERIFGADKVEPAIFFIGLQPHTHLEDYAFKNDILKPGYDPMNVKPWTVRKLLWNPEPLGSFFGEVCLQAWKRNPNDFGREVMDILEERLGRADLEEALSAPIDKPKAQLVTAP, from the coding sequence ATGGAAACTAGGATTCTCTACGTTCGGCTCCCTTGTAATCCCATTTTCCCGATCGGCGTGGTCTATCTCGCTGATCATGTCCATAAGCAGTTTCCAGAGATTACCCAGAAAATCTTCGATCTGGGCACAGTTCCGCCGCTTGATTACGCTTCGGCGCTGGATGCCTGTATTGACGAATTCAAGCCGACTCTCCTGGTTTACTCGTGGCGTGATATCCAAATTTATGCACCTGTGGGTGGACGCGGTGGCAATCCGCTTCAATACACGTTCGAGTACTACTACGCGAAGAATCCGCTCCTCAAATCACGGGGCGCACTCGGCTTACTCAGAATCGCATCGGGCTACTATGGCGAACTGTGGCGCAACTCGAATTTGATTCATCGGGGTGTGAAACGCGCTCGAAAATATAATCCTGATGCCAGAATCATCGTCGGGGGTGGCGCGGTGAGCGTGTTCTATGAACAAGTCGCGAAAACTTTACCCAAAGGCACGATCGTCTCTGTGGGTGAAGGCGAAGCGCTGCTGGAAAAACTACTGCGGGGTCAAGATTTTCTGGACGAACGCTGTTACATCGTTGGGGAAACGAAACCCCGCGATCGCATGATTCACGAATTCCCGACCCCGATCGAGAAAACCGCCTGTAATTACGACTACATTGCTCAAATCTGGAAGGAATTCGAGTATTATTTCCAATCTCAAGATTTCTATATCGGGGTTCAAACCAAGCGCGGCTGTCCTCACAACTGCTGTTACTGCGTTTATACAGTGATTGAAGGTAAGCAAGTCCGAATCAATCCCGCTGATGAAGTGGTCAAAGAAATGCAGCAACTCTATCAAAAAGGAGTTCGCAATTTCTGGTTTACCGATGCTCAATTCATTCCAGCCCGAAAATTTATTGATGATGCCGTTGAACTGCTGCAAAAAATCGTGGATGCAGGCATGACCGATATTCACTGGGCAGCTTATATTCGCGCTGACAATCTCACGCCGCAACTGGCGGATCTGATGGTGAAGACCGGAATGAACTATTTTGAGATTGGTATCACCAGCGGTTCTCAGGAACTCGTTCGTAAAATGAGAATGGGCTACAACCTCAGAACGGTTCTGGAAAACTGTCGTGATCTCAAAGCCGCAGGATTTAATGATTTAGTTTCGGTCAATTATTCGTTTAATGTAATTGATGAGCGCCCCGAAACGATTCGACAAACGATCGCATATCATCGCGAACTCGAACGGATTTTCGGAGCCGATAAAGTCGAGCCTGCAATCTTCTTCATTGGTCTGCAACCGCACACCCATTTAGAAGATTACGCTTTCAAAAACGACATTCTCAAACCTGGATATGATCCCATGAATGTCAAGCCGTGGACGGTTCGGAAACTCCTTTGGAATCCAGAACCGCTCGGATCTTTCTTCGGTGAAGTCTGTTTACAAGCCTGGAAACGCAATCCTAACGATTTTGGGCGCGAAGTAATGGATATTCTAGAAGAGCGATTGGGACGAGCAGACCTTGAAGAAGCCTTGTCAGCCCCGATCGATAAACCCAAAGCCCAACTTGTTACCGCCCCTTAG
- a CDS encoding L-aspartate oxidase (similar to AA sequence:cyanobase_aa:LBDG_18810) — protein sequence MLQSAYDVLVVGAGAAGLYTALSLPDRYRVGLITKDSVARSASDWAQGGIAAVIDPQDSTSLHVADTLSAGAGLCDGDAVEFLVENAAECIHHLVDLGVAFDRHQNQLALTLEAAHSRRRVLHAADTTGRAVVSVLAERVLERKNIQVLDQTFVLDLWLDSENCCQGVCLIHQSEVHWIRAQAVILATGGGGQVFAQTTNPAVSTGDGVAIAHRAGAILRDLEFVQFHPTALTKPGAPKFLISEAVRGEGAHLVDRQGHRFAFDYHPSGELAPRDVVSRAIFNHIQKTESDPATATVWLDLRPIPAETIQYRFPNIIQVCQKWGVDVFKEPIPVAPAAHYWMGGIGAGLANETSIEHLYAVGETASTGVHGANRLASNSLLECLVFGAQFRSFNLDPISATPLKAVETVSVEFESIDHLRSALPRLVWQSAGISREQKTLESAIAQIQSWQQEFLQFPLSQLFCNLKPEEAFKLDLSAEEIRDWGELYNLFEVAELILKSAHLRTESRGGHYRSDFPKTSEAWRVHTIVQADRWSTAPVKDISAPLPSL from the coding sequence ATGTTGCAATCTGCGTATGATGTGCTGGTTGTTGGGGCGGGAGCAGCGGGACTCTATACAGCGCTCTCATTGCCCGATCGATATCGAGTGGGGTTGATTACCAAAGATAGTGTGGCTCGGTCTGCGAGTGATTGGGCGCAGGGTGGAATTGCAGCCGTGATTGATCCGCAAGATTCGACTTCGCTTCATGTCGCGGATACGCTCTCAGCGGGTGCAGGATTGTGTGATGGCGATGCAGTTGAATTTTTGGTGGAGAATGCGGCTGAGTGTATTCATCACTTGGTAGATTTGGGAGTGGCATTTGATCGACATCAAAATCAGCTTGCTCTGACGCTAGAAGCGGCTCATTCTCGTCGTCGAGTCCTTCATGCGGCAGATACAACTGGAAGAGCGGTTGTGAGCGTTTTAGCTGAGAGAGTGTTAGAGCGCAAAAACATTCAGGTTTTAGACCAAACCTTTGTCCTCGATCTGTGGCTTGATTCTGAAAATTGTTGTCAAGGAGTTTGCCTGATTCATCAATCTGAAGTGCATTGGATTCGCGCTCAGGCGGTGATTTTGGCAACTGGGGGAGGGGGACAGGTTTTCGCTCAGACGACGAATCCAGCAGTGAGTACCGGAGATGGAGTTGCGATCGCACACAGAGCCGGAGCAATTCTCCGAGATCTCGAATTCGTTCAATTCCATCCAACTGCATTGACCAAACCAGGTGCGCCTAAGTTCTTAATCAGTGAAGCGGTTCGGGGAGAAGGAGCGCATTTAGTCGATCGACAAGGACACCGTTTTGCCTTCGATTACCATCCATCAGGCGAACTGGCTCCGCGTGATGTCGTCAGTCGCGCTATTTTTAATCACATTCAAAAAACCGAATCTGATCCAGCAACCGCAACAGTTTGGTTAGATTTGCGCCCGATTCCAGCAGAAACGATTCAATATCGATTTCCGAATATTATTCAGGTTTGCCAGAAATGGGGCGTGGATGTGTTCAAAGAGCCGATTCCGGTGGCTCCCGCTGCTCATTATTGGATGGGTGGAATTGGTGCGGGATTGGCGAATGAAACGTCGATCGAACATCTTTACGCGGTTGGTGAAACTGCCAGTACGGGAGTTCACGGAGCCAACCGACTCGCAAGTAATTCGCTTTTAGAATGTTTAGTTTTTGGGGCACAGTTTCGATCGTTTAATCTCGATCCGATCTCCGCAACTCCTCTAAAAGCCGTTGAAACCGTTTCCGTTGAGTTTGAATCGATCGATCACCTCCGTTCAGCGCTTCCTCGATTAGTTTGGCAAAGTGCAGGAATTTCACGAGAACAGAAAACGTTGGAAAGTGCGATCGCTCAAATTCAATCCTGGCAACAAGAATTTCTCCAGTTTCCTTTGAGCCAGCTTTTCTGCAATCTCAAGCCTGAAGAAGCTTTCAAACTCGATCTTTCCGCTGAAGAAATCCGCGATTGGGGCGAGTTGTACAACTTATTCGAGGTTGCAGAGTTGATTCTAAAAAGCGCTCATCTTAGAACAGAAAGTCGAGGTGGACATTATCGATCGGACTTTCCCAAAACCTCGGAAGCTTGGCGTGTTCATACGATCGTTCAAGCCGATCGCTGGTCAACTGCACCCGTTAAAGATATTTCTGCACCACTTCCCAGCCTGTGA
- a CDS encoding undecaprenyl-diphosphatase (similar to AA sequence:cyanobase_aa:LBDG_44900), with product MPVLLVANQVKGLFAIFQGIVLGLVQGITEFLPISSTAHLIIFTDIFGWQTQWNKAAIDAIQFGSVIAVVMYFWKDIRSILSGALAAFARKEWDREEWKILVGIAIGTIPALGVGFVLKKLNMLPESVLIIATMSIVMSLLLALAEKIGIRKRGFDELEIKDGILVGLGQMIALLPGASRSGSTLTAALFLGLRRETAARFSFLLGIPTLAIATLVQTGDVLKEADMGLPLLVGIASAFVFSYLSIAWLLKFLQRQSTWVFVWYRLALGVTLFAAIAMGRLN from the coding sequence ATGCCAGTTCTTCTCGTTGCAAATCAGGTCAAAGGTCTTTTCGCTATATTTCAAGGCATTGTTCTGGGATTGGTTCAAGGGATTACCGAATTTCTGCCGATTAGCAGTACTGCCCATTTGATTATTTTTACGGACATTTTCGGCTGGCAGACACAATGGAATAAAGCCGCGATCGACGCGATTCAGTTCGGCAGTGTGATCGCGGTCGTGATGTACTTCTGGAAAGATATTCGATCGATATTATCTGGAGCGTTGGCAGCATTTGCCCGAAAGGAATGGGATCGCGAAGAATGGAAAATCCTGGTCGGAATCGCGATCGGAACAATTCCCGCGCTAGGAGTGGGCTTTGTGCTGAAGAAATTAAATATGCTGCCAGAGAGTGTACTCATCATTGCAACGATGTCGATCGTCATGTCGCTTTTATTAGCACTGGCAGAAAAGATCGGAATTCGCAAACGTGGATTCGATGAACTAGAGATTAAAGATGGAATTCTCGTTGGTTTGGGGCAAATGATCGCATTGTTGCCGGGAGCTTCACGATCAGGTTCTACATTGACCGCAGCATTGTTTCTAGGATTGCGTCGGGAAACAGCAGCGCGATTTTCTTTTCTACTTGGCATTCCGACTTTGGCGATCGCAACTTTGGTTCAAACGGGAGATGTTCTGAAAGAGGCAGATATGGGACTGCCTTTATTAGTGGGAATTGCATCGGCGTTCGTGTTTTCGTATTTGTCGATCGCTTGGTTGCTGAAATTCTTGCAGCGTCAAAGTACTTGGGTGTTTGTTTGGTATCGATTGGCGTTGGGTGTGACGTTGTTTGCTGCGATCGCAATGGGACGTTTAAACTAG
- a CDS encoding hypothetical protein (hypothetical protein LYNGBM3L_24520;~similar to AA sequence:cyanobase_aa:LBDG_44890), producing the protein MIAVSESSYIERSAPPRALLIFGASVFLVSVPVFFEAPLVRSMPLLCLLLTSVWVWASIALSAKPQTKHWGELLTGFTWTWLAGSLYWGWFRWEPTLHLPIEAIGLPIALWGLRQNWCKLGNFFYLGSLFGTAVTDLYFYLTDLIPHWRKLMQVEPDAVAPIFQQALMQMYTPSGIFWVISLAAILLSVGTSALRAKTSYWVAFGGAVLSTILVDSLFWIAATLA; encoded by the coding sequence GTGATTGCGGTTTCAGAATCTTCGTATATTGAGCGTTCTGCTCCCCCTCGCGCTCTTCTCATTTTCGGTGCATCGGTTTTTCTAGTGTCAGTGCCCGTCTTTTTTGAAGCACCGCTCGTTCGATCGATGCCCCTCCTCTGCCTCTTGCTCACTTCCGTTTGGGTCTGGGCATCGATCGCGCTTTCCGCTAAGCCCCAGACCAAACATTGGGGTGAATTGCTCACAGGCTTTACCTGGACATGGTTAGCGGGATCGCTCTATTGGGGCTGGTTCCGTTGGGAGCCAACCTTACATTTACCGATCGAAGCGATTGGATTGCCGATCGCGCTTTGGGGCTTGAGACAAAACTGGTGCAAACTGGGCAACTTTTTCTATCTCGGATCGCTCTTTGGAACTGCCGTCACAGATCTTTATTTTTATTTAACGGATCTCATCCCACATTGGCGAAAATTAATGCAGGTTGAACCGGATGCAGTTGCACCGATTTTTCAACAGGCGCTTATGCAAATGTACACTCCAAGTGGCATTTTCTGGGTAATTTCACTAGCCGCCATCCTACTGAGCGTCGGTACATCCGCGCTACGAGCGAAAACCTCCTACTGGGTTGCCTTTGGGGGTGCAGTGCTGAGTACGATTCTGGTTGACAGCTTATTCTGGATCGCAGCGACTCTGGCATAA
- a CDS encoding hypothetical protein (hypothetical protein PCC7424_1569;~similar to AA sequence:cyanobase_aa:LBDG_44870) produces MNALDLPSFIWLWKIAAWAMGLTIAAYLVQVATGSELLFGAKRTKSLHIGTGIAIAIFVLVLLGIGLVGTIGHYGSLGHSNHLWSGLAVVELVFLSAWSAVQIPSQPWARSLHVGVNFLLCLGLIWVTITGWEVVQKYL; encoded by the coding sequence GTGAATGCTTTGGATTTACCTTCTTTTATTTGGTTATGGAAGATTGCTGCTTGGGCAATGGGATTGACGATCGCGGCTTATCTCGTTCAAGTTGCAACAGGTTCTGAATTACTATTTGGCGCGAAAAGAACTAAATCGCTCCACATTGGAACGGGAATTGCGATCGCAATCTTCGTTCTCGTTCTACTCGGAATCGGGCTAGTCGGCACGATCGGACATTACGGCAGCCTGGGACACTCAAATCATCTATGGTCGGGGCTTGCCGTGGTCGAACTCGTATTTCTCTCGGCTTGGAGTGCGGTACAGATTCCGAGTCAGCCTTGGGCGCGATCACTGCATGTGGGCGTGAACTTTCTTCTCTGTTTGGGACTCATTTGGGTGACGATCACAGGCTGGGAAGTGGTGCAGAAATATCTTTAA
- a CDS encoding hypothetical protein (hypothetical protein PCC7424_2962;~similar to AA sequence:cyanobase_aa:LBDG_44860) — protein sequence MPQIIDPLPSGGSDPIVCCYVNATSQIQIARISNVPNWYFERVVFPGQRLLFEAVSTALLEIHTGMMASAILSDTIPCSTLMVSEEGEDEPFPQSLEVAMTSHKVV from the coding sequence ATGCCTCAAATTATTGATCCTCTACCATCGGGTGGATCTGATCCGATTGTCTGTTGCTACGTCAATGCGACGAGTCAAATTCAAATTGCCCGGATTTCAAATGTGCCGAATTGGTATTTTGAGCGCGTGGTTTTTCCGGGTCAGCGATTGTTATTTGAAGCCGTTTCGACTGCTCTACTTGAGATTCATACGGGAATGATGGCAAGTGCGATTTTGTCAGATACGATTCCTTGTTCGACTCTGATGGTGAGCGAGGAGGGTGAGGACGAACCGTTTCCTCAGTCTCTAGAAGTGGCAATGACTTCTCATAAAGTTGTGTAA